The Bos taurus isolate L1 Dominette 01449 registration number 42190680 breed Hereford chromosome 12, ARS-UCD2.0, whole genome shotgun sequence genomic interval TTCCCCTTGAACTTCCAGAGTGTATGTAGAGCTTTCCtccggagaagtcaatggcaccccactccagtactcttgcctggaaaatcccatggatggagaagcctggagggctgcagtccacggggtcgctgagggtcggacaccactgagcgacttcacttttacttttcactttcatgcattggagaaggaaatggcaacccactccagtgttcttgcctggagaatcccagggacgggggagtctggtgggctgccgtctatcgggtcgcacagagtcggacacgactgaagtgacagcagtagCAGAGCTTTCCTAAATCTGTTCACCGATTGTGTTAGAGCTCTCCCTGTTTCACTAAGacataaaatgcaaataatttaaaagttttaccAAACGGCAACACCAGATTGCCAAGTGCATAATTGAAGCCGCTTCTAATCTTAGCACCTGTAAACCAGGCCTCCAGTTACTGCTTGTAAATAAACACTGACCCTTGGTTCCGCCTCGCCCCTGAAGCCTCAGGGCCAGGCCAGGGCAGTGTAGcatcccctccttccccctcctttcccctcccgGCCCTGCTCCCCTGATACTGACAGTGACACGGAATCTTTAAGAAAATCACACTCACAAATCAAGGAGAGATTTACACAGAAGAAGCTACTGCGGAAAATGAAGGTTCACTTGCTCTCAGCCGCaatcatgtattttaaaataaaagtttccaTCCTGGACTCCTCATTGCTACAGGGGGTAATCTTTAGGGGTTTTTTTCTCCCCCCATGAATTTTAGCACACTTGTCAGTTAAATGCTGATGTTAGTAGCTAACACGTATCAAGTCTTTATGACACACCAGGCATTCTGCTAAGAGCATTACAAGTGGTAACTCACTGAATCGTTATAACCACCCCATGAGGTAGGGAGCACTCTAATCTCCGCTGACAGGGAAAATGAGGCCCCCAGAGGGTAAGTTAACCCAGCTGCGGTCCCATGAGGCGGTGGTGAGTCAAGCTTTCAGTACTAGGCTTTATATATAAAGAACGGGACTAATTTCTGTGACTCCTGACGGAGAGGAAACCAGCTCAAAGCACAGCCGTGGAAGATGGGCCGGTCTACGGCGGGGCAGGAGCAGTGGGGTCTCCTCGCTGGCCACTGGTCCGCACCTTGCCGTATTTCCTGAGGCAATTCCGGCTCCGTGTTGGGTCTAGCCTGGGCTATTTAAATCTCCGAGCCAGCTCTTCCAAGATCTCAATGAGTTTCTCCTCTTCGGCCGGTGAGGACGATGTCCTCGCGAGAGGCAAGTGTGTGGGCGCCGGTTTCCGGTCTGTAAACGTGAGAGAGAAACACAGTCAGGAGCGGCAGGGCCGGGCCTCGGGTCAGTTGTGAGCGGCCACTGCCGGGGGTGGGGGCCCACACGGGAAGGGGGTCGGCCACCCCTGCGCTCAGGGTCCGCGGGGACAGTGAGGTGCTACAGAAGGGAGGCTGAGGCCGGGCGGCAGGCTGAGCGCCGACAGCTGGCGGCAGGACTCCAGGAGGCTGGCTGGCGGCAGGCAGGGTCCCCAGGCCTGGGTGCCGGCTGGTGGGGGTCGGGGACCCGGGAGTGTGGCATATTTGGTCTGGCAGGTGATAGTGAGAGAGGGTACAGCCACCCTCCTGGCCGCCACAGGGTCCCCAGAACTCCATCACAGCTCACGCAAGCGTGGCCACCTCCGAGGCGGGAGGGGAACCTCCACCTTCTTTCCTCAGCCTGCCTGCTCTTCTCAGATCTGCCTGTTGGGATCCCGCCTGGGTAGGGAGCAAACGCTGAACAGATAGCCACCCCAGCAACAGAAAAGCAGAGATTCACTCCCAGGCCCTGGGCTCCGGCAAAGGAGCTTCCAGTCTCCGAGGTGCCCCACAGGTCCAGCCGTGCCCAAGACACTGAAGTCAGGGGTTACAACCCCAGGACTTACTTCATCCTCACAGGACCCACTGAGTTCGGGAAGGCGGATGCAAAAAGCCGGGAGTGCAGAGCCAGAGGTGAGGCCCTTCCCAAAATAACAGGCCAAGGAGCCGTCCCCCGAAGGCAAGCCAGCACATCAAGGGGAAGGGAGACAGCCCCTCCCCACGCaaccagggagagaggagggtcCACCTCCAGACACCCTCGGGCTGTGGTTCAGAGAGAAAGTCACCTTGGAAGAAGCAGCCGCTGGGCTGGGCGGTGGCAGCGGGGGCAAGGGCCAGCCACAGCACCGTGTCCGCGCCCTGGGCCTCGGAGCGCAGCCTGGCCCCCAGCCTGGCGTGGAAGCCCGGCATCGACAGCCGCACACCTGCGGGGAGGCACACACAGGGCCGTGAGGACAGCGCCCTCATCCTCAACTGAGTTGGCTGCTTTAATACCAAAATAACCACGCGGAGTTGGAATGAGATCACCAACTGCCCTCTTTCCACTTCAAAACAGTGTTCATGCAGGCTGTCGGCCCAGACAGGCCTGTCCCCTGGGAGCAAAATCCCCTGGACCTCCGGATTCCCATCCTGATAAATGAGGGTCACACCTGGGGGCAAAAGGGGATCAGACTCCCCCCGTCCTGGGGGACCCATCTTCTCAAGGCTTCTGATCCTCCCAGGATCCAGGCTGAGTGTCCTCTGGGCTGTGAGAGTGTTCTCTGCTTTTTCAGCGAGGCGTGTTGGAACAAGGGAAGGGactctttcctccctctccctcatccTCCCCAGCACTGGCTGCAGACTacaccaccccacacacacacccccatttGCCCACAGACCTCGGGGAACACAGAGTCTTTACAGTTAGCACTCTGGGAAGCACAACTATTCTCTCAtgaagccaaagaaagaaaagaaagagagaaaacaacattGGAGAGATGTAATGAGATCAGAGGATTTCAGAGAAAGGATCatctaaaacaaaatttaaaaataaacgtTTTTACTTTTTCCCTTTACAGAAACAGTACTTGCTTATTGTGGGAAAATTAGGGAATACTTCTGATGAGTAAACAGCAGGCATTTGAGTCCCccgttgggcttcccaggtggcgctagtggtaaagaacccacctgccagtgcaggagacgtaagagacatgggttcaacccctgggtcgggaagatcccctggagaagggaatggctacccactccagcattcttgcctggagaatcgcatggacagaggagcctggcgggctacagtccatggggtcaaaaggagttggacacaactgaagcgacttagtgctCACACACACATCATACCACTCGGGGAGGACGAGTGTCTGTGGGCTCAGGCCCTTCCCCAGCCCTCCCTCTGGACACTGAGGCCCAGTCAGCAGCCTCTGAGAAGCCCAGTCTTGGCCCTGTGACCTGTGGACCACAGATGGCTGACCGCACCCTGACCCAGATGCTGGACTCAGGTGGTGACCTTGGAGCGCAGACTCGGCCAGCGCACAGGTTGATGTGAGGACCGTCAGGGTGATGTCCTGCGGGGATGAGAGGCTGGTGGTTCTCCACTGGCTGACGGAGCTACCTGGTCAGGCAAGGCTGGGCACGTCTCCCACCAGGAAGTGACACAAGATAAGAAGCCGCCCTCTCCCAACAGCCCTGGCCCGAGGGCCTCCTGGAGTGCTCGGCGGAGGACACCCCCCCTTTCCATTTACAACAGGAGGCTGCCAGATGTCCtcagctccccccgcccccaaccggCAGGCGGGCCTGCTGCACCTCCCCCCACCCGGTCTCCGTGGGATGCAGTGGGGCACGATGCACCCCCTTCTCCATGGGGACGTAGGTGTATCAAAAGTAAGACCAGAAGGCTCTAAGGTCTGAGGGCCCGATACCTGCATTTAATGAGATAGCACTGTTTGCTTCCCATAGACATTTATCCGCAGCGGTGTTCAGGGCTGAACAGATGTCCCGTGCAGGTGTTCCCTAATTTATCAACCTACTCTCCGAGCACCAGTGCTGGGACGAGCAACCTCATTTTCCGCATCTCTTAGGATGAATTCCAAGGATGTAGATGCAGATATTAAGGCCTCTGCTAAACCAGCTTTCGGAAGGTGACAGCAAGTGTATGAGAGCCTGCCTCTCACTAGACTGTGGCCGGGCCCAGCCGGGACGTCCCAGCccctctgtgtgcctcagtttccccagatgTAAATGGGCATGGTGGTAGTGCCCACCCCAGGAGGGGGTGAGGGCACAGGCGATGGTATGGAGACAGCACTGGGAGCAGCTCTGAGCCCTCGTGTCCCAGGCGTTCTGCCACGGCTGCTGTTTTCAGTTCCCTTGCTGGGGGAGGAGGAAAGAGCTACAGAGCCCAAGTGATACGCCGAGGTCTCAGAGGTGGGAGGGACTGACCCCGCAGAGAGTTCTGttctccttccctctttttcCACGCTTCCAGAGAATTCCACCTGCCCCCTTGTGATTGTTACTTCCCCTTGTGCATTCACTATTTCTAGAAACCCAGGCAGTGGGAAGGTGGCCTGGCCTATCCCCACGTCCCCAGCATCTCCCATAACACTGGGTGTGGACCAAGCACCCTCTGTCCCGAGGGAGGGGTCCCCAGCCATACCCCAACCCAGGCGCCACCCACTCCCTGGGCCATGCACACGTGGGGCAGACTGACCACACCAGCTCTGCCTCTGAGGACCAGGCTTCTCCCTCTCCAGTCCCAGTCTGCCTGGCTCCCGCAGAAACGAAGCCATTCCTCATCCTCCTGATACCAGTTCTAGGTCATTCCTGGGGAGAGTCCGTCCTGCGGCCGCCCAGATATTTTTAGATGAAACGTGGGCGGCAGGGAACTTAAAAACCTACCTGGGGTGTCGACCCAGCCGGGATGCATGCATGAGAAGTGGATGGCCGGGTGCGCTCGGGCCCACCGCTCCGTCAGAACCACCTGCTGCCTCTGGACGGGGTGAGGGTGAACAGATGGGAGGGGGAAGCAGGGGGGCTGAGGGTGTGCAGAGCCCCCGTCCCCCGCCCTCCACAAAGTCAGATCGCAACTTCCTCTAGAATCATCGGCTCTTCACCCAGCGAGCTCTGGCTGTGACCCAAGGCTGCGTCCTGGCCCCGCTATCTGAGACGCAGACAGACCAGCAGCAGGAATGAGGCTGCCGGTGGCCTGGGGGCTTCGCCCTCCCTCCCCCGAGGAAAGTACACCCACAGTGCCCTCTCGCTGTTACCGTATCTGCTGCTGGACGCGAGTGCGGTGGGAGCACAGAGCACCCCCGGCCCTGTGCCCTGCAGGCACTGAGTGGGTGTCTGCGGACACGTGAAGGAACCTTGGAGTGTGGGAACCGTCCTGAGAGGCTTAGAGAATGCATCTGCtgcaaatttctttaaaaatcgcCAAGTACCCCCACATAAAGCCTCAGCTGTGTGGAGGCCACTGCCCCCTCCCAGGGCGGTTAGATTACATTTTACAAAGAGCTCCACCTGGGCCCCATTTATGGAGTGAGTGCTTTGTCCCCAGGTTCTCCAGAAAATCTGTAGAGAAGCCTGGTGCCTCTGATTGGTGGGATGTTGAGTCATGACAAGTCACCCACCAGGAGCTGGTCTGGGGGTTGGTGAGCGAAGGTGGGGCAGAGAACTGGGGTACAGAGGGAGGGGGGTGGGACAGGACTCCTCTGTGAACAAGAGGGAAAGCTGTGGGCGAGGGCAGCTTCACAAACCACCAGGGAGCCCCCCACCAGGTGAACTGAAGGGCAGGAACGGTGACTGTGGCAGGTATACAGCCGGCTCCTAGAACAGCTGTGATAAGCTGAGACACAGAACTTCCTGTTCCGAGTGGCCATGAGACCAGACCTCTGAGCTTTCGTGTCTTCAGAACTGGATGTGCATCCCcctcagtggggcttcccaggtggcgctaatggtagagaacctgcctgccagtgcaggagacatgagagacacaggttcgattcctgggccgggaagatcccctggaagagggcatgacaacccaccccagtattcttgcctggagaatcccttgcacagaggagcctggcgggctacagtccatggggttgcaaagagtcagacacgactgaagcaactgagtgcgTACCCCACAAAGGGAGCCAGAAACCCAGCACGGTTCTGGTGGTATCCATCCagccagtgagcaggggctgcccaGGGGGAGAGAAGGGACCCCCTGGGTCCATTTCCTCTCTGAGCCACGCAGGACAAGGAGCCTCTGCTGGGTCCTGCTGTGGGGATCACCTGCTCTCACCACCCTCCTTGTGGGTCTGAGATATTCGGGAAGAGAGGTGGCAGCTTTTGTGGCTCCTCCTCGGGGTGAGCTGAAGCCCCGCACCTCCACCCTGGTCCAGGCAGAGCTGAGCTGGGCTTCTGATGGAGAAGAGGATTCTCTCTCCTGTGAGGAACATTCAGGTGCTCTGGGAATTAGATCCAAGCCATTGTGTATCCCAGAATAAGCCTTCCATGGAGAAGAGCCCAGGAGACCGTGTTGAGAACAGCCCCTCGCTTACTTTGTTCTGTGCATAGACCATGGTGCCATCGAACGCTGTCCTTTCTGACTGCGGGTCATCGGTGTTCAGTTTCTGAACCAACATTCCTCCAGAGGACACTGTTATCTGCAGTAAATGGAGATTTGTGAAGAAAAGTTCGTAATACCTTCCCATCCCCCTTCTCCATGTATCTGTTTCTTATTGCTCTTGTGACAAATGACCACAGACTAAGAGGCTTACAAAAGCGCAGGTGGATTCCCCCCAGCTCTGGAAGCCAGAGGTCTGAAATGTGTCTTGTGGGGCTAAAATCGAAGTATCAGCAGAGACCTTCTGACAGTTTGAGGGGGGAATTCCCTCCTTGGCGTCTCCGGCTTCCGGAGGCCATTCCTGGGCCTCGGTTTGTGGCCGTACCACCCTGACGACCTCTGCTTCCATCCTCACGTCTCCTCTGACTCCGGCCCTCTTCTGAGGACCCTGCGGCTGCActggcccacctggataatccacgAAACCCACCCCCCATCTCATGATCCTTCACTAATCACATCTGCAGAGTCTCTTCTGCCAGGTCAAGGTGACACAGCCCCAGGAACTGGGACCTGGACCTCGGGGATCCAGGGAGGTCATTATttgccccccacaccccccacagCAGAGAGAAGGCAGCCTGCATAAACTGccctcttcctgccttctctcATTTCTGTCATGTTAACCCATTAGCCGTTAACTCCATAGCTGTCCCCTCCCACTAGAGTGGCAGATTCTCCAGGAAATAtacccacccacccctgcctgcctccccagctCCTCCCTTTCCCAATGCTTTGCCAACTCTCGGATGACTTTGGGGAGGAGACTTTGGTGAGGGCTGGGGTTTTGAATGTGGCCCTTTGCATGGCTCTGCCTCCCTTTTCATGGGCTCTGTGTGCAACAACCCAGCCAGGATGAGAGGCAGGAGCAGGGGATGTGGAGGAGCCCCTGAGAGCAAGAGGGAGCTGGGTTGACAGCCGGCTCCCAGGAAGCCTCTACTGCCAGAAGGGGCATCCTGGAAGCCCAGGCCGTGCCTCCGGAGCTCCGCAAGTATGCATGTCCATGGGACAAAGCCCCAGGCTGACCCTCACCTAGGCCTGGACCCCTGCCCGCTGCATCAGCAACTCCCCAGATCCACCTGGATGCTGCCTGGGCCGGCACACCACTGCCGGATCTCAGGTTATCAAACCTCAAGGCCTCTGGACCCTGGGGGCCAAATTTGGCCCTGACTGTGGACGTGGACAGCACGCCCCCACCTCAGGACAGTTGGGGCCGCAAATGTAGGACCACTGATTGCCCATCCGGGACAGAGTTGCTGACTTACAAGACATCCCCAAAGTCAACTCACCACTCTGGGGTCGTGTTCTTTCTCCAAGACAGGGATCAGGGCGGTTGTGAGAACATATACACCTGGGGGGCACAGAGCATTCGTGAGGTCTCAGGGGCCGTCGGGGGCTGGGACCCCTCCTGTTAGATGGCCCTGGGGTGGAGGCGAGGTGGCGCCCTTACCTGACTCCTCCAGGTGAGCGGGCTGCCTGAGCCGCAGTCTCCTCCTCTTGGAGGGTTTTTATTTCAGCATGGAACCAGCCCTGTATTGCCATTACTCactagcctgtcccttctccagcctcACAGGGGTTTCCTTTCCCCAGGATTGGAACAAAGATGCCTTAGAACCTCAGACACCAAGACGAAAAGATGTCCacaccagagaaagaaaaaaagcaaactgcACAACAGTCTGTGAGCCCGctttgaggaggaaaaaaaaatgtatatagacACACGTGTTCATTACGTCTAGCCTGTACATGGAAAAATATGAAGCGGAAACAGGACACGCAGCAACACGGCTCAGGCCCCAAGGGTGggattaataaaatatttccttcctttaCTGGACATTTCTGTACGGTTTGAACTTGAATATTTTTACAATGAGCATAGCATCTTACGATTATTTCTGTAATCATAAAGccatatatataacatttttaatgaaatgaggAAGATACTGTTGAAGTGTTATTTGACATGGAAAGATATTCACAGTATACGGAATGAAGCATTATACAATGGCAGGAAGAACAGAATTCCATTTTTGTGAAAAAAGGTGTGTCAAAATGAGGAGAAAGTATCTGCAAGGATGATATTTTGGTGcgctaaaatgtttaaaatgcttCTCTCTGAGTGGACAGTTATTATGTctaaatgttagtctctcagtcatgtctgacttttttcaatcctgtggactgtagcccaccaggctcctctgtccatgggattctccagacaggaatactggagtgggtagccattcccttctccaggggatcttcccgactcaggaaaggaaccccagtctcctgcattgcagggggattctttaccatctgacccaccaggttATGTCTATGTTCTTAtgtttatctgtattttttttccccaaacaatgAACATATATTACCTTTTGTtacggggtggtggggggagggggagcaggtTTAAATGAAAGCCCCGGACTCTTTCCTGAGTCACTCCTCAATTCCTGCCTGACCAGCTCTCCCCACCTGGAGCCCAGCACGTGTCCCACCCTGCACCCAAGCTCACGGGAGCAGCCTGGCACTGTGGGGAGGGCACTGGGGGAGCCAGCAGTCTGGATTTGAGTCCTGGTTGGCACCTGCCAGCGGTGCGACCAGGGGCAGGTCGCCGGACCAGTACAGCCTGGGTTTCTTGCAAAAAGGAGATGACAGCTGGCGAGCCCACCTCCTGACATCAGAGGGTTTGTGCCTGAGAACTGGAATGCTCTCTGTGGGCACTGgttgttgccattttctttatcattattactattattattagcgATTCTCAGTTGTGCCTGTCACCTCACACAGCATTCTCAGTTCTCCATACCCCAAATCGTTGCTGGAGGGGCCAGCCTTGTTAATAtttgtgcttgtttgtttttaatattcatgATTTTTAATGTCTGGTGAATGCTGGGCCTCCGACAGCTGTTCACCTCCATGCGGTGGCCTTAAACCCTTCCTTTGCATTCACTGCTGGTGACTCTCTCTCTGATTTAATTTGCGAGAAGTAGAAAGGACTTCTGCCAAAAGCTATCAGCCCTGCCACGACAGATAGTCATAAATGACTCCTTGgcggaaaggaaaggaaagctggAAGCAGGTTCCATGCGGAAGCCTTCACCCTCTCCCTGAGAGATTCCACTGCTTCCCTCCAGGATCAGACTTGCTCAACCCGCTGACCCAGCACACCTCCAGGATAGATGAGAGCTGGGGGGCCCCTTTGCGTCTCTCCTCAAAGCCCAGGAAACAgtg includes:
- the DHRS12 gene encoding dehydrogenase/reductase SDR family member 12 isoform X5 — encoded protein: MSLRPRTLSLMTWRSKFPEEPSWSLGGTAASEKRPPWRSPSENIFLHIVDLSLPKSVWKFVENFKQEHTLNVLINNAGCMVNKRELTEDGLEKNFATNTLGVYVLTTALIPVLEKEHDPRVITVSSGGMLVQKLNTDDPQSERTAFDGTMVYAQNKRQQVVLTERWARAHPAIHFSCMHPGWVDTPGVRLSMPGFHARLGARLRSEAQGADTVLWLALAPAATAQPSGCFFQDRKPAPTHLPLARTSSSPAEEEKLIEILEELARRFK
- the DHRS12 gene encoding dehydrogenase/reductase SDR family member 12, with translation MLLYRSAAWFAKGLREYTKSGYESASKDFVPDDLEVQVPGRAFMVTGGNSGIGKATAMEIAKRGGTVHLVCRDHSRAEGAKAEIIRESGNQNIFLHIVDLSLPKSVWKFVENFKQEHTLNVLINNAGCMVNKRELTEDGLEKNFATNTLGVYVLTTALIPVLEKEHDPRVITVSSGGMLVQKLNTDDPQSERTAFDGTMVYAQNKRQQVVLTERWARAHPAIHFSCMHPGWVDTPGVRLSMPGFHARLGARLRSEAQGADTVLWLALAPAATAQPSGCFFQDRKPAPTHLPLARTSSSPAEEEKLIEILEELARRFK
- the DHRS12 gene encoding dehydrogenase/reductase SDR family member 12 isoform X2, whose protein sequence is MLLYRSAAWFAKGLREYTKSGYESASKDFVPDDLEVQVPGRAFMVTGGNSGIGKATAMEIAKRGGTVHLVCRDHSRAEGAKAEIIRESGNQNIFLHIVDLSLPKSVWKFVENFKQEHTLNVLINNAGCMVNKRELTEDGLEKNFATNTLGVYVLTTALIPVLEKEHDPRVITVSSGGMLVQKLNTDDPQSERTAFDGTMVYAQNKRQQVVLTERWARAHPAIHFSCMHPGWVDTPGHHPDGPHINLCAGRVCAPRCAAVDAGLPRQAGGQAALRGPGRGHGAVAGPCPRCHRPAQRLLLPRPETGAHTLASREDIVLTGRRGETH
- the DHRS12 gene encoding dehydrogenase/reductase SDR family member 12 isoform X3, giving the protein MWLLHQGVNIFLHIVDLSLPKSVWKFVENFKQEHTLNVLINNAGCMVNKRELTEDGLEKNFATNTLGVYVLTTALIPVLEKEHDPRVITVSSGGMLVQKLNTDDPQSERTAFDGTMVYAQNKERESSSPSEAQLSSAWTRVEVRGFSSPRGGATKAATSLPEYLRPTRRVVRAGDPHSRTQQRLLVLRGSERKWTQGVPSLPLGSPCSLAGWIPPEPCWVSGSLCGVRTQLLQSCLTLCNPMDCSPPGSSVQGILQARILGWVVMPSSRGSSRPRNRTCVSHVSCTGRQVLYH
- the DHRS12 gene encoding dehydrogenase/reductase SDR family member 12 isoform X1; this encodes MLLYRSAAWFAKGLREYTKSGYESASKDFVPDDLEVQVPGRAFMVTGGNSGIGKATAMEIAKRGGTVHLVCRDHSRAEGAKAEIIRESGNQNIFLHIVDLSLPKSVWKFVENFKQEHTLNVLINNAGCMVNKRELTEDGLEKNFATNTLGVYVLTTALIPVLEKEHDPRVITVSSGGMLVQKLNTDDPQSERTAFDGTMVYAQNKERESSSPSEAQLSSAWTRVEVRGFSSPRGGATKAATSLPEYLRPTRRVVRAGDPHSRTQQRLLVLRGSERKWTQGVPSLPLGSPCSLAGWIPPEPCWVSGSLCGVRTQLLQSCLTLCNPMDCSPPGSSVQGILQARILGWVVMPSSRGSSRPRNRTCVSHVSCTGRQVLYH